The following are encoded together in the Daucus carota subsp. sativus chromosome 5, DH1 v3.0, whole genome shotgun sequence genome:
- the LOC108223639 gene encoding cellulose synthase-like protein D5, whose amino-acid sequence MVLMAYEDPQSSSPVTITVSSSGGFRNIGLSSPTRRHSVSNNPNSPLSGIELSGGNRRSSGGGNGRFLSMSKESADEFVGYTVHIPSTPDNRMFPEHSGTESPPEDDENRNPNENYLRDTVYTGGFNSETKAHHVMSKWGEEPEIAVKSKKLCGMDGCDEKLVDGGLRSYQCECGFKICKDCYLDCIGNGNGDGGFCPGCKEPYKDDNSDYERDEEAKDQPNSLPRSRGVKYGKNFSLVQSFKAHPNQDFDHTRWLFETNGTYGFGNAVWPREGYEFGRGIDEHENHPPKFNQSRNRPLTRKVGISAAIISPYRLIIVMRLAALVCFLMWRISHPNHDAMWLWVMSVVCEVWFALSWILDQLPKICPVNRVTDLSVLKDRYDSSDLNNLTKGLSDLPGIDIFVSTADHEKEPPLVTANTILSILAVDYPVEKLACYLSDDGGSLVTFEAIAEAASFASIWVPFCRKHKIEPRNPEAYFSQKRDPLKNKVRVDFVRERRRVKREYDEFKVRINALPESIRRRSDACNAHAEMKAKKEQMNKGGNSSDLIEVSKATYMSDGKQWHGTWTSAEKGHSRGDHEGIIQMMLVPPKAEAVYGTGNDAEDLIDSTDVDTRLPMLVYVSREKRPTFEHNKKAGAMNALVRASAIMSNGAFILNLDCDHYVYNSMALREGMCFMLDRGGDKICYVQFPQRFEGIDPNDRYANHNTVFFDVNMRALDGLQGPMYVGTGCIFRRIALYGFSPPRATNHIGWFGRRKIKFCLRKKKEPKSEAEDEMIIPIMEDEDAGDEVSRSLIPERFGDSTYLMDSIGVAEFGGRLLHNFRGKGSQGRSAGSLAVQREPVDPAAIKEAIRVITCFYEDKTEWGKRVGWIYGSITEDVVTGYRMHNRGWRSVYCVTKRDAFRGTAPINLTDRLIQVLRWATGSVEIFFSRNNALFASPRMKFLQRIAYFNVGMYPFTSLFLIVYCVLPAISLFTGKFIVQSLNVTFLTLLLAITLTLCMLAILEIRWSGITLHDWWRNEQFWLIGGTSAHPAAVIHGLLKVIAGVDISFTLTSKPAAPDEGEDEFAELHEFRFTVLMIPPVTIILLNIVAIAVGVFRTMYSPFPEWSKLLGGVFFSFWVLSHLYPFAKGLMGRKGKIPTIVYLWSMLISIVVSLLCVYINPPSGTQSYMNLKFP is encoded by the exons ATGGTTTTAATGGCATATGAGGATCCACAGTCATCATCTCCAGTGACAATTACAGTGTCTTCTTCAGGTGGCTTTCGGAACATTGGCTTATCGAGTCCGACACGAAGGCACTCGGTATCGAATAACCCCAATTCTCCGCTGAGTGGAATTGAATTAAGCGGAGGAAACAGGAGGTCTTCAGGTGGTGGTAATGGGAGGTTTTTGTCAATGTCTAAAGAAAGTGCAGATGAATTTGTGGGCTACACAGTTCACATTCCATCGACTCCTGATAACCGGATGTTTCCGGAACATTCTGGAACTGAAAGCCCTCCGGAAGATGATGAAAACAGAAACCCTAATGAGAATTACCTGAGGGATACTGTTTATACTGGTGGATTCAATTCAGAGACTAAAGCTCATCATGTGATGTCTAAGTGGGGGGAAGAGCCTGAAATTGCGGTGAAATCGAAGAAATTGTGTGGAATGGATGGTTGTGATGAGAAATTGGTTGATGGGGGTTTGAGGAGTTATCAGTGTGAATGTGggtttaagatttgtaaggatTGTTACTTGGACTGTATTGGGAATGGTAATGGTGATGGAGGGTTCTGTCCGGGTTGTAAAGAGCCTTATAAGGATGATAATAGCGATTACGAAAGAGATGAGGAAGCTAAGGATCAGCCTAATTCACTTCCCAGAAGTAGAGGGGTTAAGTATGGGAAGAACTTTTCTTTGGTTCAATCATTTAAGGCGCACCCGAATCAAGATTTTGATCATACTAGATGGTTGTTTGAGACTAATGGTACTTATGGCTTTGGGAATGCGGTTTGGCCTAGAGAAGGGTATGAATTTGGAAGAGGGATTGATGAGCATGAAAATCATCCTCCTAAGTTTAATCAGTCAAGAAATAGGCCTTTGACTAGAAAGGTTGGGATTTCTGCTGCAATTATCAGTCCATATAG aTTGATTATTGTTATGCGACTTGCTGCACTGGTTTGCTTTCTGATGTGGAGGATTTCTCATCCTAATCACGACGCCATGTGGTTATGGGTGATGTCTGTTGTTTGTGAAGTTTGGTTTGCTCTGTCTTGGATACTTGATCAGCTACCAAAGATCTGCCCTGTAAATAGAGTGACTGATCTTTCTGTTTTGAAAGACAGATATGATTCCTCTGACTTGAATAACCTTACCAAAGGTTTATCTGATCTTCCCGGAATAGATATATTTGTTTCAACAGCTGATCATGAAAAAGAACCGCCTCTTGTGACTGCTAACACAATTCTTTCAATCCTTGCTGTTGATTATCCGGTTGAGAAATTGGCGTGTTACCTATCAGATGATGGAGGTTCTTTAGTAACATTTGAAGCTATTGCGGAAGCTGCAAGCTTTGCTAGTATATGGGTTCCATTCTGTAGAAAACACAAGATAGAGCCAAGAAATCCCGAGGCATACTTTTCACAGAAACGTGATCCACTCAAGAACAAAGTGAGGGTTGATTTTGTCAGAGAAAGGAGGCGAGTAAAACGAGAATATGATGAGTTTAAGGTAAGGATAAATGCATTGCCGGAGTCCATAAGGAGAAGGTCAGATGCCTGTAATGCACATGCTGAGATGAAAGCAAAGAAGGAGCAGATGAATAAAGGGGGGAATTCTTCTGACTTGATTGAGGTTTCAAAAGCTACTTATATGTCTGATGGGAAACAATGGCATGGAACTTGGACGTCAGCAGAGAAGGGCCATTCGAGGGGGGATCATGAGGGTATAATCCAG ATGATGTTAGTTCCGCCAAAGGCTGAAGCTGTTTATGGGACCGGGAATGATGCTGAGGATCTAATAGACTCAACTGATGTTGATACAAGATTGCCAATGTTGGTTTATGTCTCACGTGAGAAGCGGCCTACATTTGAACACAACAAGAAAGCTGGAGCCATGAATGCTCTAGTTCGCGCAAGTGCAATCATGTCTAATGGTGCATTTATTCTTAATCTGGATTGTGATCATTACGTTTATAATTCAATGGCTCTGAGGGAAGGAATGTGTTTTATGCTTGATAGAGGCGGTGACAAGATCTGTTATGTACAATTCCCACAAAGGTTCGAGGGGATTGATCCAAATGACCGCTATGCAAACCATAACACAGTGTTCTTCGATGTGAACATGAGAGCCCTTGATGGGTTACAAGGTCCAATGTATGTTGGAACAGGCTGCATTTTCAGAAGAATTGCTCTTTACGGTTTCAGTCCTCCAAGAGCCACAAACCACATTGGATGGTTTGGTAGGAGAAAGATCAAGTTTTGtttgagaaagaagaaggaGCCAAAGAGTGAAGCAGAAGATGAAATGATTATACCTATCATGGAAGACGAGGATGCTGGTGATGAAGTTTCCAGGTCTTTGATTCCTGAACGGTTTGGTGATTCAACTTACTTGATGGACTCTATAGGTGTTGCTGAATTTGGAGGAAGATTGCTTCATAATTTTAGAGGTAAAGGTAGCCAAGGCAGGTCAGCTGGATCTCTTGCAGTGCAACGTGAGCCTGTAGACCCTGCAGCAATCAAGGAGGCTATACGGGTTATAACATGCTTCTACGAGGATAAAACTGAATGGGGCAAAAGGGTAGGATGGATTTATGGTTCGATAACAGAAGATGTTGTGACAGGATATAGGATGCACAACAGAGGATGGAGATCAGTCTACTGTGTCACAAAACGAGACGCCTTCAGAGGTACAGCTCCTATTAATCTAACAGACAGACTCATCCAAGTCCTCAGGTGGGCTACTGGCTCTGTTGAGATTTTTTTCTCCAGAAACAATGCCCTTTTCGCAAGCCCCAGAATGAAATTCCTACAGAGGATAGCGTATTTCAATGTGGGAATGTATCCATTCACTTCACTCTTCCTCATTGTATACTGTGTCTTGCCTGCCATTTCACTCTTCACTGGAAAGTTCATAGTCCAGTCCCTCAATGTGACTTTCCTAACTCTTCTATTGGCGATTACCCTAACTTTGTGCATGCTAGCAATCCTTGAAATCAGGTGGTCAGGAATCACTCTCCATGACTGGTGGCGAAATGAGCAGTTCTGGTTGATTGGTGGAACCAGTGCTCATCCAGCAGCCGTGATTCATGGTCTACTAAAAGTCATAGCTGGTGTTGACATCTCCTTTACATTGACATCAAAACCTGCCGCTCCAGATGAAGGTGAAGACGAGTTTGCAGAGCTACACGAGTTCAGATTTACAGTCCTGATGATTCCACCAGTGACCATCATACTACTGAACATCGTTGCCATTGCAGTGGGGGTGTTTAGAACAATGTACAGCCCTTTCCCAGAGTGGAGCAAGCTTCTTGGAGGCGTTTTCTTTAGCTTTTGGGTCCTGTCACATCTCTATCCATTCGCCAAGGGGTTGATGGGAAGGAAGGGGAAGATTCCAACCATAGTTTATCTTTGGTCTATGTTGATCTCCATCGTCGTCTCCTTGCTCTGCGTTTACATAAACCCTCCCTCGGGCACTCAGAGCTACATGAATCTTAAGTTCCCTTGA